The Ciceribacter thiooxidans genome window below encodes:
- a CDS encoding 5-oxoprolinase/urea amidolyase family protein — protein sequence MRFLPVSLTTILVELADLEETLALFASLQAEPLPGVEDLVPAARTLMIRFRPERVSAGELAAAVSGRDLSVRTSLSEHLVEIPVHYDGEDLGEVAALTGLSVEEVIRRHTEGEFTVAFCGFAPGFGYLVGGDPALQVPRRQSPRTRIPAGSVALAGAFSGVYPQASPGGWQIIGTTPEKMWDLSRDPPALFQPGYRVRFFDLEKRRSSTETVTSATTTVEKAPDETGSGPAAPVFKVLAAPIPAHFQDLGRFGQTGQGVSASGALDQGALKAANRAVGNPPDQACLEITLGGFSFEAAARAVVAFAGAPCPILVRDAAGREIEAAAYRPIGLEPGDVVSLGHPPAGMRSYLAVRGGFAVKPVLGSAATDTLAVVGPEPVGAGAVLALSDEREGLTSVSLTETPAFAAPKPGEIVTLDVVLGPRTDWFTEAGLASLTDQLWAVTPQSSRVGIRLSGEQPIERRDNAELPSEGTATGAIQVPHSGQPVLFLADHPLTGGYPVIGAVAEYHLDLAGQVPANAKIRFRLVSQFAEIMPSTGRDAAERQ from the coding sequence ATGCGCTTTCTGCCCGTCAGCCTGACGACCATTCTGGTTGAGCTTGCCGATCTCGAGGAGACGCTGGCCCTCTTTGCCTCGCTTCAGGCCGAGCCGCTCCCCGGCGTCGAAGACCTCGTTCCGGCCGCCCGCACGCTGATGATCCGGTTCCGGCCGGAACGCGTGAGCGCCGGTGAGCTTGCCGCGGCGGTCTCGGGCCGTGATCTTTCGGTTCGCACTTCGCTATCCGAGCACCTCGTCGAAATCCCGGTGCATTACGACGGCGAGGATCTGGGCGAAGTCGCAGCATTGACCGGGCTCTCCGTCGAGGAGGTGATCCGCCGGCACACGGAAGGCGAATTCACGGTCGCCTTCTGCGGCTTTGCGCCTGGCTTCGGCTATCTCGTCGGCGGTGATCCCGCCTTGCAGGTGCCGCGGCGGCAGAGCCCGCGCACCCGCATTCCGGCAGGTTCCGTCGCACTTGCGGGCGCCTTCTCCGGGGTCTATCCGCAGGCGAGCCCCGGTGGCTGGCAGATCATCGGCACGACGCCGGAAAAGATGTGGGACCTTTCCCGCGATCCGCCGGCGCTCTTCCAGCCCGGCTACCGCGTTCGCTTCTTCGATCTCGAAAAGCGCCGGAGCTCGACTGAAACAGTAACATCGGCCACAACGACCGTGGAGAAGGCGCCAGACGAGACTGGGAGCGGACCCGCGGCCCCTGTGTTCAAGGTTCTCGCCGCGCCGATTCCCGCACATTTCCAGGATCTCGGCCGTTTTGGCCAGACGGGGCAGGGGGTCTCGGCGTCGGGCGCTCTCGACCAGGGTGCGCTGAAAGCGGCGAACCGCGCGGTCGGCAATCCGCCCGATCAGGCCTGCCTCGAAATCACGCTTGGCGGCTTCTCCTTCGAGGCAGCGGCCCGCGCCGTCGTCGCCTTTGCCGGCGCGCCGTGTCCAATTCTAGTGCGCGATGCCGCCGGCCGGGAGATCGAGGCCGCCGCCTACCGGCCGATCGGGCTTGAACCGGGCGATGTCGTTTCCCTCGGCCATCCCCCGGCCGGCATGCGCAGCTATCTCGCGGTCCGCGGCGGCTTCGCCGTCAAACCAGTGCTCGGCAGCGCCGCGACCGACACGCTTGCCGTCGTCGGGCCCGAGCCTGTCGGCGCAGGGGCGGTGCTTGCGCTTTCAGACGAGCGCGAGGGTCTGACAAGCGTTTCGCTCACCGAGACGCCGGCCTTTGCGGCACCGAAACCCGGAGAGATTGTGACGCTCGACGTCGTTCTCGGGCCGCGCACCGACTGGTTTACGGAAGCCGGTCTCGCGAGCCTCACCGATCAGCTCTGGGCGGTGACCCCGCAGTCGAGCCGCGTCGGCATCCGCCTTTCGGGCGAGCAGCCGATCGAACGTAGGGACAATGCCGAACTGCCGAGTGAGGGGACGGCAACGGGGGCAATCCAGGTGCCGCACAGCGGGCAGCCGGTGCTCTTCCTCGCCGATCATCCGCTCACCGGCGGCTATCCGGTGATCGGCGCAGTCGCCGAGTACCATCTCGATCTCGCCGGACAGGTTCCGGCCAACGCGAAAATAAGATTCCGGCTGGTCTCGCAATTTGCCGAGATCATGCCGTCGACCGGCCGAGACGCCGCGGAAAGACAGTGA
- a CDS encoding acetyl/propionyl/methylcrotonyl-CoA carboxylase subunit alpha produces MKKVLIANRGEIAVRIIRACRDYGLQSVAVYADPDMDALFVRLADEAYGLSGIRPAETYLDIEKLIAVARRSGADAIHPGYGFLSERAEFARAVIEAGLTWIGPDPQVIEALGDKVEARRIATGVGAPLVAGSDGPVSSAAEVLAFAEAHGLPVAIKAAHGGGGRGMKVVWKMDEIPELYESAVREATAAFGRGECFLERFLDRPRHVEAQVIADRLGNVVVLGTRDCSLQRRNQKLVEEAPAPFLTDAQRDTIHAASRKICAAAGYSGAGTVEFLLGVDGTISFLEVNTRLQVEHPVTEETTGLDLVVEQFRIAEGLPLRVTETPAPRGHAIEFRINAEDPGRGFLPTPGRIDAFVPPSGPGIRLDSGVETGSSIPGVFDSLVAKLIVTGATREEALKRARRALAEFRIEGVTTVLPFHRAAIEAEDFVGEDGFKVHTRWIENEFAGRLEAEPRPEPVTEPALVRTHVEIDGRRHELGLPALLFQGFAASPVAGNQAQAIPAADPAILSAPIAGTLQAWKVVDGDKVEKGDLLAVMEAMKMETQVTATRSGAFRIVAGTGSYLEAGATLGRYEE; encoded by the coding sequence ATGAAAAAAGTCCTGATCGCCAACCGTGGTGAGATCGCCGTGCGGATCATCCGCGCCTGTCGCGACTACGGCCTGCAGTCGGTCGCCGTCTATGCCGACCCCGATATGGACGCACTCTTCGTGCGGCTCGCCGACGAAGCCTACGGGCTTTCCGGCATTCGGCCGGCCGAGACCTATCTCGACATCGAAAAACTGATCGCGGTCGCCCGCCGCTCCGGCGCCGATGCGATCCATCCGGGTTACGGCTTCCTCTCGGAGCGGGCGGAGTTCGCCCGCGCCGTGATCGAGGCCGGCCTCACCTGGATTGGTCCGGACCCACAGGTCATCGAGGCGCTCGGCGACAAGGTCGAGGCTCGGCGGATTGCAACAGGCGTCGGCGCACCGCTCGTCGCCGGCAGCGACGGCCCCGTCTCGTCTGCTGCCGAGGTGCTCGCCTTTGCCGAAGCGCACGGCCTGCCGGTCGCCATCAAGGCCGCCCATGGCGGCGGCGGCCGCGGCATGAAAGTGGTCTGGAAGATGGACGAAATCCCCGAGCTCTACGAGTCCGCCGTGCGCGAGGCGACCGCTGCCTTCGGCCGCGGCGAGTGCTTCCTCGAGCGTTTCCTCGACCGCCCGCGCCACGTCGAAGCGCAGGTGATCGCCGACAGGCTTGGCAATGTCGTCGTGCTCGGAACCCGCGACTGCTCGCTGCAACGGCGCAACCAGAAGCTCGTCGAGGAGGCGCCGGCACCGTTCCTCACAGACGCCCAGCGCGACACGATCCACGCTGCGTCCCGCAAGATCTGTGCCGCGGCCGGCTATTCCGGTGCGGGCACGGTCGAGTTCCTGCTCGGCGTCGACGGCACGATCTCCTTCCTCGAGGTGAACACCCGCCTGCAGGTCGAACACCCGGTGACCGAGGAAACGACCGGTCTCGACCTCGTGGTCGAACAGTTCCGCATCGCCGAAGGCCTGCCGCTTCGCGTGACGGAGACACCGGCGCCACGCGGCCATGCGATCGAATTCCGCATCAATGCCGAGGATCCGGGCCGCGGCTTCCTGCCGACGCCCGGCCGTATCGACGCTTTCGTGCCGCCGTCCGGTCCCGGCATTCGTCTCGACAGCGGCGTCGAGACCGGTTCCTCGATCCCCGGTGTCTTCGATTCGCTGGTGGCGAAGCTCATCGTCACTGGAGCGACACGGGAAGAGGCGCTCAAACGCGCCCGCCGGGCGCTCGCCGAGTTCCGGATCGAAGGCGTGACGACGGTGCTCCCTTTCCATCGCGCCGCGATCGAGGCGGAGGATTTCGTCGGCGAGGACGGCTTCAAGGTCCATACTCGCTGGATCGAGAATGAATTCGCCGGACGGCTGGAAGCCGAACCCCGGCCGGAACCGGTCACCGAACCAGCGCTCGTCCGTACGCATGTCGAGATCGACGGCCGCCGGCACGAGCTTGGCCTTCCGGCATTGCTCTTCCAGGGCTTTGCAGCGTCACCGGTCGCCGGGAACCAGGCACAGGCCATTCCCGCCGCGGACCCGGCCATCCTCTCGGCGCCGATCGCCGGGACGCTGCAAGCCTGGAAAGTTGTCGACGGCGACAAGGTAGAGAAGGGTGATTTGCTCGCCGTGATGGAGGCGATGAAGATGGAAACGCAGGTGACGGCGACCCGCAGCGGCGCCTTCCGCATTGTCGCCGGAACCGGCAGCTATCTCGAAGCCGGTGCAACCCTCGGCCGCTACGAGGAGTAG
- a CDS encoding fascin domain-containing protein: MVLRPIGAGEGQVEGRANRGRPIGRVEDRVADLDRSQRGLLLHGGAFDIDHFLADPETYKAVHEIVREGPSAGDFKMKGPVWTLILDHDQTIKLSQVLIEGGGPLLAAAGVAAPVIAGALFASIVYINFVDRLGGNNGVEINGVVGVQGILVHPRLMGGRFELLADSARIGVAGVTITAWLVAAIAKSPALATALQFAPLATIANAVSIGTPLGLAIGAALGLVLESEPDPNTFGPVVANRTQVGEWEAFEIGTCRDSSEVSLMSHMGHFSAVDGGGKGVYANRPEVGAWERWGLIKHGDGTVSFLTANGHLLTAESGGGRECNANRTSIGSWEKFHMEPLAGGKFALRTFVTGHYVCVEPR, encoded by the coding sequence ATGGTTCTCCGACCCATAGGCGCCGGCGAAGGACAGGTTGAAGGCCGCGCCAATCGCGGTCGGCCAATCGGGCGCGTCGAGGATCGTGTTGCCGATCTCGACCGGTCGCAAAGAGGGCTGCTGCTGCATGGCGGCGCGTTCGATATCGACCACTTCCTGGCCGATCCCGAAACCTACAAGGCCGTCCACGAGATCGTGCGGGAGGGACCGTCGGCCGGCGACTTCAAGATGAAGGGTCCGGTATGGACGCTGATCCTGGATCATGACCAGACGATCAAGCTGAGCCAGGTTCTGATCGAAGGAGGGGGTCCGCTTCTTGCTGCTGCCGGGGTCGCAGCTCCGGTGATTGCCGGCGCCCTTTTCGCCTCCATCGTCTACATCAACTTTGTGGATCGGCTCGGCGGCAACAATGGCGTTGAGATCAATGGTGTGGTCGGCGTTCAGGGAATTCTCGTTCATCCCCGGCTTATGGGCGGGCGGTTCGAACTTCTCGCCGACAGCGCAAGGATCGGCGTCGCCGGGGTCACGATCACCGCCTGGCTCGTCGCGGCCATTGCAAAATCACCGGCTCTAGCGACGGCGCTGCAGTTTGCGCCCCTGGCGACGATCGCCAATGCCGTCTCGATCGGGACGCCGCTCGGCCTTGCGATCGGCGCAGCACTGGGCCTGGTGCTTGAAAGCGAGCCCGACCCCAACACCTTCGGCCCCGTGGTCGCAAACCGTACCCAGGTCGGAGAATGGGAAGCGTTCGAGATCGGAACCTGCCGCGACAGCAGCGAGGTTTCGCTCATGTCGCACATGGGTCATTTCTCTGCCGTCGATGGAGGCGGAAAGGGCGTTTACGCAAACCGCCCGGAAGTCGGAGCGTGGGAGCGATGGGGATTGATCAAGCATGGAGACGGGACGGTGAGCTTTCTCACGGCCAACGGGCATCTGCTGACCGCCGAATCGGGAGGCGGACGCGAGTGCAACGCAAATCGCACCAGCATCGGATCCTGGGAGAAGTTCCATATGGAGCCCCTCGCCGGCGGCAAATTTGCTCTCAGAACCTTCGTCACCGGTCATTACGTCTGCGTGGAACCACGGTGA
- a CDS encoding cupin domain-containing protein has protein sequence MVARSVPYSVEWLGTTYRISLTAAQTQTRVGIFESLDQPGYGPPRHIHNREDETFHIQSGEVEFWMNGQRRLEGPGSVVFVPRGTEHTFRVIGDLPARMLTIMTPGGFERFFAEMAKHNCRIPEDMDQVAAIGARFGLTFTGPPLGAA, from the coding sequence ATGGTTGCGCGCTCGGTACCCTACAGCGTTGAGTGGCTCGGCACGACCTACAGGATCTCCCTGACGGCGGCGCAGACGCAGACGCGCGTCGGCATCTTCGAAAGCCTCGACCAGCCGGGCTACGGCCCTCCCCGGCACATTCACAATCGCGAGGACGAGACCTTTCACATCCAGTCCGGCGAAGTCGAATTCTGGATGAATGGCCAAAGACGACTGGAAGGTCCGGGCAGCGTCGTCTTCGTTCCACGCGGGACGGAGCACACGTTCCGGGTGATCGGCGATCTACCTGCCCGAATGCTGACCATCATGACCCCCGGCGGCTTCGAACGTTTCTTCGCCGAGATGGCTAAGCACAACTGCCGTATCCCCGAAGACATGGATCAGGTCGCCGCGATCGGCGCACGTTTCGGCCTAACCTTCACCGGGCCGCCGCTCGGCGCGGCTTGA
- a CDS encoding LysR family transcriptional regulator, giving the protein MNLSSFDLNLLRVLDALLHEQSTVKAGERIGLSQPAVSSALGRLRHALNDPLFVREGQRLVPTEYARRLEFPLRHILEDVEALLAGPESFDPANAEQSFKISGSDFFAEMLMPSLANALSRLAPKIQVQLVDLVPDNYVGTLERHGIDLAFVPKIDFPTWTDNAPAFRSRFVMIARSGHPRLAHAEVRAGEIVPIDLFCDLGHVVFSPEGKLKAMGDAALARIGRERRVVMTMPVFGGVTNAVAGSDLVALLPEQLARKVAPRLGLAIYTPPMPINPVQICMIWHRRNTNHPTHRWLRDLVLELLAPLNDDEERA; this is encoded by the coding sequence ATGAATTTATCGAGCTTCGACCTCAATCTTCTGCGGGTGCTCGATGCCTTGTTGCACGAGCAGTCCACCGTGAAGGCCGGCGAACGCATCGGCCTTTCGCAGCCGGCCGTCTCCTCTGCGCTCGGCCGGCTTCGCCATGCCCTGAACGATCCACTTTTCGTGCGCGAGGGGCAGCGTCTCGTGCCCACTGAATATGCGAGACGTCTCGAATTCCCCCTCCGTCACATCCTGGAGGATGTCGAGGCGCTCCTTGCCGGGCCTGAGAGCTTCGACCCGGCGAACGCCGAGCAGAGCTTCAAGATCTCCGGCTCGGACTTCTTTGCGGAGATGCTGATGCCCTCGCTTGCGAACGCGCTCTCGCGACTGGCGCCGAAGATCCAGGTGCAACTCGTCGACCTGGTGCCTGACAATTACGTTGGGACGCTCGAAAGGCATGGGATAGACCTCGCCTTCGTGCCGAAGATCGACTTTCCGACCTGGACCGACAATGCGCCGGCCTTCCGCTCCCGCTTTGTGATGATTGCGCGTTCAGGACATCCGCGGCTGGCGCACGCCGAGGTCCGGGCAGGCGAGATCGTGCCGATCGATCTCTTCTGCGATCTCGGCCATGTGGTGTTCTCACCCGAAGGCAAGCTGAAGGCCATGGGTGATGCCGCACTTGCCCGGATCGGCCGGGAACGGCGTGTCGTGATGACCATGCCGGTCTTCGGAGGCGTCACTAATGCGGTCGCGGGAAGCGACCTCGTCGCGCTCTTGCCGGAACAACTCGCGCGCAAGGTGGCGCCCCGTTTGGGCCTTGCCATCTACACGCCACCCATGCCGATCAATCCGGTTCAGATCTGCATGATCTGGCACAGGCGCAACACCAATCACCCGACCCACCGATGGCTGCGGGACTTGGTTCTGGAGCTTCTCGCACCCCTGAACGACGATGAAGAACGGGCGTAG
- a CDS encoding ATP-binding protein — protein MIPRRKAAQLVELLNTNPAVALLGPRQVGKTTLALEVGESRSALYLDLESEADRAKLAEPELYLSNFENQLVILDEVHRVPGLFQSLRGLIDRGRRKGIRTGRFLLLGSASIDLMKQSGETLAGRIAYLELAPIDALEVSEGDLQNLWLRGGFPDSFLAASDRISQRWRQDFIRTYLERDIPMLGPRIAAETLRRFWTMLAHHQSGLLNAAEFARSLGVDSKTVSSYLDLMVDLLLVRRLEPWHNNVGKRLVKSPRIYVRDSGLLHALLGLETLDDLLGHPVSGASWEGFVIETLISAMPEGSLPHFYRSSAGAEIDLVLTLPRQRQWAIEIKRSLSPNVERGFHHACEDIRPERRIVVYPGCDAYPLNIQTEVLPLRRLATELAELGQ, from the coding sequence ATGATTCCCAGGAGAAAAGCCGCCCAGCTCGTCGAGCTACTGAACACCAACCCCGCCGTAGCACTTCTCGGCCCAAGGCAGGTTGGAAAAACAACGCTCGCCCTTGAGGTTGGCGAAAGCCGGTCCGCGCTCTATCTCGACCTCGAATCCGAGGCCGACCGGGCAAAGCTTGCAGAACCCGAGCTTTATCTTTCGAATTTCGAGAACCAGCTCGTCATCCTGGACGAAGTTCACCGGGTCCCTGGTCTGTTCCAGAGCCTGCGAGGATTGATCGACCGTGGCCGTCGCAAAGGCATTCGTACCGGCCGCTTCCTTCTGCTCGGATCGGCATCCATTGATCTGATGAAACAATCTGGAGAAACTCTGGCAGGTCGCATAGCGTATCTTGAACTCGCGCCGATTGATGCACTTGAGGTATCCGAAGGTGATCTCCAAAATCTATGGCTCCGGGGAGGCTTTCCGGACAGCTTCCTTGCCGCGAGCGATCGGATCAGTCAGCGCTGGCGCCAGGATTTCATTCGGACGTACCTCGAGCGGGATATCCCCATGCTGGGTCCTCGAATTGCGGCCGAGACATTGCGACGTTTCTGGACCATGCTGGCTCACCATCAATCTGGTCTTTTGAATGCGGCTGAATTCGCTCGATCTCTCGGCGTCGACAGCAAAACGGTTTCTTCTTACCTAGATCTGATGGTCGACCTGCTTCTGGTCCGCCGACTTGAGCCCTGGCACAACAACGTCGGCAAGCGACTCGTCAAATCCCCTCGCATCTATGTTCGAGACTCCGGCCTTCTTCACGCTCTACTTGGATTGGAAACCCTGGATGACCTCCTTGGTCATCCAGTAAGCGGAGCGAGTTGGGAAGGCTTTGTAATCGAAACTCTGATTTCTGCTATGCCCGAGGGTTCTCTGCCCCACTTCTATCGCAGTTCTGCCGGCGCCGAAATCGACCTGGTTCTGACACTGCCTCGTCAACGGCAGTGGGCGATCGAGATCAAGAGAAGCCTCAGTCCAAATGTTGAACGCGGCTTCCATCATGCGTGCGAAGACATTCGTCCCGAGCGACGGATCGTTGTCTATCCCGGTTGTGATGCTTACCCGCTCAACATTCAGACCGAGGTTCTTCCGTTACGTCGACTGGCAACCGAACTTGCCGAACTCGGGCAATGA
- a CDS encoding NADH-quinone oxidoreductase subunit B family protein, with protein MRKLLFESLVRKPLTEKAPAPSQGAVDELGRAVDERARRRLGRSLSIRVVDAGSCNGCELEIHALNNAFYDVERFGIHFVASPRHADVLLVTGPVTKNMREALERTFAAMPAPKWVVAVGDCARDGGCFAGSYAVTGGVSEVVPVDLHIPGCPPSPTRLLEGLLALLERAEGKREAG; from the coding sequence ATGCGCAAACTCCTCTTCGAAAGCCTCGTGCGGAAGCCCCTTACGGAGAAGGCGCCAGCACCTTCGCAAGGGGCAGTCGACGAGCTTGGCCGCGCCGTCGATGAGCGCGCGCGACGCAGGCTCGGTCGCAGCCTCTCGATCCGTGTGGTCGATGCCGGTTCCTGCAACGGCTGCGAACTCGAAATCCACGCGCTCAACAACGCCTTCTACGATGTCGAGCGTTTCGGCATCCACTTCGTCGCCTCGCCGCGCCACGCCGACGTGCTATTGGTCACCGGTCCCGTGACAAAGAACATGCGCGAGGCGCTCGAACGGACCTTTGCCGCAATGCCCGCCCCGAAATGGGTGGTGGCAGTTGGCGATTGCGCCCGCGACGGCGGTTGCTTTGCCGGGAGCTACGCAGTCACGGGCGGCGTGTCGGAGGTCGTTCCGGTCGATCTTCATATCCCCGGCTGCCCGCCATCGCCAACCCGTCTCCTCGAGGGACTGCTCGCTCTCCTGGAACGGGCGGAGGGGAAGCGCGAGGCGGGGTGA